The bacterium genome segment TCTCGAGGGCCCGGCGGGTCGCGTCCACGCGCGAATTCCCTTCCACTTCGACGGTACGCATTTAGTCGTTGGCCTCCAGTGGCCGCATAGACTTCCGCATTATGAACATCTGGCCCATAGTGAACAGCTGGTTGGTGGTCCAGTAGAGCACGAGCCCCGACGGCCAATTGTAGAAGAGCAAGGTGAAGACGACCGGCAGCCACGCCATGAGCTTCTGCTGCTCGGACTTAACGCCGCCCTTGCCCGGCATGGTGAACTTGTTCTGCAGGACCCAGGTGACGCCCATTATTATGGGCAGCATGTTGACGGAGCCGATGTTGACCAGCGGGATGGTGAACGGCAACTCGAACAAGACGTCGGGTTGAGAGAGGTCCGTTATCCAGAAGAGGAACGGCGCCCCCTTGAGCTCGATGGCGTTGCGCAGGGCGTTGAACATCCCCCAGAAGATGGGGATTTGGAGCACGAGGGGGAGGCAGCCGCCGAACGGGCTGATTTTGTACTTCTTGTACAGCGCCATCGTCTCGGCGTTCAGACGCTGCGGGTCGCTCTTGTATTGCTCGCGGAGCTGCTTGAGGATGGGCTGGATCTCCTGCATCCGCTGCGAGGATTTCAGCTGGATCGCGGTGGGCCAGTACGTTAGCAATTTGATAATAAATGAGAATACGATTATCGTCACGCCGTAGTTGTGGACGACACCGTTGAGTAGGATCATCAGGCGGAGCATCAGCGCGGCGATGACGCCGATGATGGACCAGCCGAGGTCGACCGTTCGCTCCAGGCCGACCTTGAATTCCTTCAGCCGGTCGTACCCCTTGGGGCCGAAATAGATCTTGTAGTCGCCGCCGCGCTTGAGGAGGTACGTGCCGGCGAGGGTGTCGTTCTTGGCGCGCGTCACCGTCAGCTCCTCGCCCTGGGGCGCGACGGCGGCGATGATGAAGTACTTGCTGCGCAGGGCGGCCCACGGGATGTCGCCGCGGTAGTTTTTGACCTCGTCCTTGCCGGAGAGCTTGTCGCGGATTTTCTTGGTATCGACCAGCGCGTCGACCGAGATTTCACCCACTTCTTTGGGGTCTTCCTCGGCCTTGACGAACGAGCCCGTCGACAGCGTCACCGGTTTGTCCTCCTCGGCGGCGACGACGTTAGCGGCCACTTCGTAGTCGTCGCCGCGGAAGACGTA includes the following:
- the yidC gene encoding membrane protein insertase YidC, translated to MKLSGQQRMILALFVAAAVMFIYSTFFGPKREKKEAPEQPAPAETVAKTPPETAAPGTAAPETTAAETAVAETAAPPATTEKPAPAAPAKVPERVKTGARAVVTTPLYVATFEDAGLVRLELAQYPPDEDQLLFARLDEAGAPPYAPLVEASENARWEVDRTTLNVGAGKTGKLVFKLVDGERVAARAEYVFRGDDYEVAANVVAAEEDKPVTLSTGSFVKAEEDPKEVGEISVDALVDTKKIRDKLSGKDEVKNYRGDIPWAALRSKYFIIAAVAPQGEELTVTRAKNDTLAGTYLLKRGGDYKIYFGPKGYDRLKEFKVGLERTVDLGWSIIGVIAALMLRLMILLNGVVHNYGVTIIVFSFIIKLLTYWPTAIQLKSSQRMQEIQPILKQLREQYKSDPQRLNAETMALYKKYKISPFGGCLPLVLQIPIFWGMFNALRNAIELKGAPFLFWITDLSQPDVLFELPFTIPLVNIGSVNMLPIIMGVTWVLQNKFTMPGKGGVKSEQQKLMAWLPVVFTLLFYNWPSGLVLYWTTNQLFTMGQMFIMRKSMRPLEAND